Proteins encoded within one genomic window of Sphingomonas sp. KRR8:
- a CDS encoding S41 family peptidase, producing the protein MRFAAILLLSAAFAAPLFAQAAPAPAPAPAPAKVADPDEQLPLEPGEGRAVAARLADELAAKFVIPEQGRAYAAMLRRYAPTGRYDQGTRKSLTELLTDDLQAVHKDGHLHVMLAPKEDARGGQGGMPRNFPPLIQSAKWLAPGVAYIRFTAFLSTDEEVAAVAKFMAEHSSAATMIFDLRNHHGGRLGEMDTIFPYLFATKTPLVRMETARSIFDQFGSPFGEAPSLTFTKTADRVTAIHAATPGADTPLRRAKVYLLTSNATASAGEHFSLAMKSTGRGTLIGEATAGANHFGGPAPINDHFAVWMPVGRTSDIKTGKDWEGDGVQPDIAVDPKLALVKALELAGLSHDEAVRIDAGEVPAEPVHKDKLRAR; encoded by the coding sequence ATGCGTTTTGCCGCGATCCTGTTGTTGTCCGCCGCCTTTGCCGCGCCGCTCTTCGCCCAAGCAGCGCCGGCACCGGCGCCCGCCCCGGCCCCCGCCAAGGTCGCCGATCCGGACGAGCAGTTACCGCTGGAGCCCGGTGAAGGCCGCGCCGTCGCCGCACGGCTGGCCGACGAGCTCGCCGCCAAGTTCGTCATCCCCGAACAGGGCCGCGCCTATGCCGCCATGCTGCGCCGTTATGCGCCGACCGGCCGTTACGACCAGGGCACCCGCAAGTCGCTGACCGAGCTGCTCACCGACGACCTGCAGGCGGTGCACAAGGACGGGCATTTGCACGTGATGCTGGCGCCCAAGGAGGACGCGCGCGGCGGTCAGGGCGGAATGCCGCGCAACTTCCCGCCGCTCATCCAGTCGGCCAAGTGGCTGGCGCCCGGCGTCGCCTACATCCGCTTCACGGCCTTCCTCTCGACCGACGAGGAAGTCGCCGCGGTCGCCAAGTTCATGGCCGAGCACAGCAGCGCCGCGACCATGATCTTCGACCTGCGCAATCACCACGGCGGTCGCCTGGGCGAGATGGACACGATCTTCCCTTACCTGTTCGCCACCAAGACCCCGCTGGTGCGGATGGAAACCGCGCGCTCGATCTTCGACCAGTTCGGTTCGCCATTCGGCGAGGCGCCCAGCCTCACCTTCACCAAGACGGCTGACCGGGTCACCGCCATTCACGCCGCAACGCCCGGAGCCGACACGCCGCTGCGCCGGGCCAAGGTCTATCTGCTCACCTCGAACGCGACCGCGTCGGCGGGCGAGCATTTCAGCCTGGCGATGAAGTCCACTGGCCGCGGGACGCTGATCGGCGAAGCGACGGCGGGCGCCAACCACTTCGGCGGTCCGGCTCCGATCAACGACCACTTCGCCGTGTGGATGCCGGTCGGCCGCACCAGCGACATCAAGACCGGCAAGGACTGGGAGGGCGACGGCGTGCAGCCCGACATCGCGGTCGATCCCAAGCTGGCGCTGGTCAAGGCGCTCGAGCTCGCCGGGCTCAGCCATGACGAGGCGGTGCGAATCGACGCCGGCGAGGTTCCGGCCGAGCCCGTCCACAAGGACAAGCTGCGCGCGCGCTAG
- a CDS encoding ATP-dependent DNA helicase has translation MATSIAVASPITIPALYATHAGIWIADADGAREASRGEAIARAAETPHILLNAPLVGQRLGYGEVSGLDLLELFALIHPARFAVPTVAGMARAVGLAAPADDAAAAALLPAIAEELLATLTDPQWAEREGAWTVNATLHRLGWPWAPLVGERLQRPERGERMLFSRLPQWDESADRPPPRTLRVPAAAAEDRLAEITGAGAERRHGQRAFAAAATHVFNPRERPDSPNLLLAEAGTGIGKTLGYLAPASLWAQEAGGAVWVSTFTKALQRQLDAETKRIFPDPSERRAKVVIRKGRENYLCLLNLEDALQGAFSGRAAVLAQLVGRWAAYSRDGDMVGGDLPGWLPSLFRRAGATALTDRRGECVYAGCPHYRRCFIERAERASRDADLVIANHALVMVTAARGRLTRPPERILFDEGHHLFDAADSTFAVALTGQEAIELRRWIVGPEKSSRGRRRGLAARLMDVCSYDEPGAEALDAAVEAARLLPSDGWLARIVEGAPFGPIEGLLSQVRGTVLARARAQDAGYGLETELAEPDGDLVEAAAKGLEALEALARPLAALGRRLEAVLEDAPDWLDAAARARVEGAIAGLSWRGQALAAWTQLLARIGGPADPDFVDWLALDRVEGREYDIGLHRRWLDPTRPLAGAVLANAQGVLVTSATLRGGGEDWAAAEARTGALHLPGAAERFSAPSPFDYAAQSEVIVVTDVKQGDLPALAGAYARLIEASDGGTLGLFTAIQRLKAVHARIADRLAREGLPLLAQHVDPIDTGTLVDIFRDDPRASLLGTDALRDGVDVPGESLRLVVMERIPWPRPTVLHAARKLAGGGSAYDDRVVKARLAQAFGRLIRREGDRGTFVILSAACPSRLLTAFPPGVTVSRLPLDQAVARVAARSALERADQPLAQGAQVDGADA, from the coding sequence ATGGCCACATCAATAGCCGTGGCCTCCCCCATCACCATCCCCGCGCTTTACGCGACCCATGCGGGCATCTGGATCGCCGACGCTGACGGCGCGCGGGAGGCGAGCCGGGGCGAGGCGATCGCGCGGGCGGCGGAGACTCCGCACATTCTGCTGAACGCGCCGCTGGTGGGGCAGCGGCTGGGCTATGGCGAGGTCAGCGGGCTCGACCTGCTGGAGCTGTTCGCCTTGATCCACCCCGCCCGCTTCGCGGTCCCGACCGTCGCCGGCATGGCCCGGGCGGTGGGACTGGCCGCGCCCGCCGACGATGCCGCCGCGGCCGCGCTGCTGCCCGCCATCGCCGAGGAGCTGCTGGCGACGCTCACCGACCCGCAATGGGCCGAGCGGGAGGGCGCGTGGACGGTCAATGCGACGCTGCACCGGCTCGGCTGGCCGTGGGCGCCGCTGGTCGGCGAGCGGCTCCAGCGGCCCGAGCGCGGCGAGCGGATGCTCTTCTCGCGTCTGCCGCAATGGGACGAAAGCGCCGATCGCCCGCCCCCGCGTACCCTGCGTGTTCCCGCTGCCGCCGCCGAGGATCGTCTGGCGGAGATCACCGGCGCCGGTGCCGAGCGGCGCCACGGCCAGCGCGCCTTTGCCGCCGCCGCGACCCACGTCTTCAACCCTCGGGAACGGCCGGACAGCCCCAACCTCCTGCTGGCGGAGGCTGGCACCGGCATCGGAAAGACGCTCGGCTATCTCGCGCCCGCCTCGCTGTGGGCGCAGGAGGCGGGCGGCGCGGTGTGGGTGTCGACATTCACCAAGGCGCTTCAGCGGCAGCTGGATGCCGAAACCAAGCGCATCTTTCCCGACCCGTCGGAGCGACGGGCAAAGGTGGTCATCCGCAAGGGTCGGGAGAATTACCTGTGCCTGCTGAACCTTGAGGACGCGCTGCAGGGCGCCTTTTCCGGTCGCGCCGCCGTGCTGGCACAGCTGGTCGGGCGCTGGGCCGCCTACAGCCGCGACGGCGACATGGTCGGCGGCGACCTACCCGGCTGGCTACCCAGCCTGTTCCGCCGCGCGGGCGCCACCGCGCTAACCGACCGGCGCGGCGAATGCGTCTACGCCGGCTGCCCCCATTATCGCCGCTGCTTCATCGAACGGGCCGAGCGGGCCAGCCGCGACGCCGACCTGGTGATCGCCAACCATGCGCTGGTGATGGTCACCGCGGCGCGCGGCCGGCTCACCCGCCCGCCCGAGCGGATCCTGTTCGACGAGGGCCACCACCTGTTCGACGCCGCCGATTCGACCTTCGCGGTGGCGCTGACCGGCCAGGAAGCGATCGAGCTCCGCCGCTGGATCGTTGGACCGGAGAAAAGCTCGCGCGGGCGCCGCCGGGGCCTGGCGGCGCGGCTGATGGACGTCTGCTCCTATGACGAGCCGGGGGCCGAGGCGCTCGACGCGGCGGTCGAGGCGGCGCGGCTGCTGCCCAGCGACGGGTGGCTCGCGCGGATCGTGGAAGGCGCGCCGTTCGGCCCGATCGAGGGATTGCTCAGCCAGGTGCGCGGCACCGTGCTCGCCCGCGCCAGGGCGCAGGACGCGGGATATGGACTGGAGACCGAGCTGGCCGAGCCCGATGGCGACCTGGTCGAAGCCGCCGCCAAGGGGCTGGAGGCGCTGGAGGCGCTGGCCCGGCCACTGGCAGCGCTGGGCCGGCGGCTGGAGGCGGTGCTGGAGGATGCGCCCGACTGGCTCGATGCCGCGGCTCGCGCCCGGGTCGAGGGGGCGATCGCGGGCCTCAGCTGGCGCGGGCAGGCGCTGGCCGCCTGGACCCAGCTGCTCGCCCGCATCGGCGGACCGGCCGATCCCGACTTCGTCGACTGGCTCGCGCTCGATCGGGTGGAGGGGCGGGAATACGACATCGGCCTTCATCGGCGCTGGCTCGATCCCACGCGCCCGCTGGCGGGGGCGGTGCTGGCCAATGCACAGGGCGTGCTGGTCACCTCCGCCACCCTGCGCGGCGGCGGCGAGGACTGGGCCGCGGCCGAGGCACGGACCGGTGCCCTCCACCTCCCCGGCGCCGCCGAACGTTTCTCCGCGCCAAGCCCGTTCGACTATGCCGCGCAATCGGAAGTGATCGTCGTCACGGACGTCAAGCAAGGCGACCTGCCCGCTCTGGCCGGGGCCTACGCCCGGCTGATCGAGGCGAGTGACGGCGGAACGCTGGGGCTGTTCACCGCCATCCAGCGGCTGAAGGCCGTGCACGCCCGAATTGCCGACCGGCTGGCGCGTGAAGGGCTGCCCCTGCTTGCCCAGCATGTCGACCCCATCGACACCGGCACGCTGGTCGACATCTTCCGCGATGATCCGCGTGCAAGCCTGCTCGGCACCGATGCCTTGCGCGACGGCGTGGATGTTCCGGGCGAGTCGCTGCGGTTGGTGGTGATGGAACGCATTCCCTGGCCGCGCCCCACCGTCCTCCATGCCGCGCGCAAGCTGGCGGGCGGCGGCTCGGCTTATGACGACCGGGTGGTGAAGGCGCGGCTGGCGCAGGCGTTCGGACGGCTGATCCGGCGCGAAGGCGATCGGGGTACCTTCGTAATCCTCTCAGCGGCCTGTCCCTCGCGGTTGCTGACCGCCTTTCCGCCCGGTGTGACCGTCAGCCGGCTGCCGCTCGACCAAGCGGTGGCGCGGGTCGCGGCGCGCTCAGCGCTCGAGCGCGCGGACCAGCCGCTCGCGCAGGGCGCGCAGGTCGACGGCGCTGACGCCTGA
- a CDS encoding DUF4214 domain-containing protein, which produces MDSMTKTGPDLSLRKVNLGCGYDKRPGYLNVDLNDFHSPDWVANIADLPEFPSHHYEEIVAQDVLEHMTRDDAKKAFGEWARILSPTGVMKVRIPSIIGLFGLMRDHPWTAEAHDHIMHLMFGTQAYNGDFHLSGYTPPILIAMAKNAGLMITRAAMRDGWLYDLEFSKVREATDEEFLHGAFFEHLGRAVDPAGLQSWLAALAGGQVTRDGLVAALRSSEEANDKLRRLI; this is translated from the coding sequence ATGGACAGCATGACCAAGACCGGGCCGGACCTGTCGTTGCGCAAGGTCAATCTTGGCTGCGGATACGACAAGCGGCCAGGTTATCTGAACGTCGATCTCAACGACTTCCATTCGCCTGACTGGGTCGCGAACATCGCCGATCTGCCGGAGTTTCCGTCGCACCATTATGAGGAGATCGTCGCCCAGGACGTGCTGGAACACATGACCCGTGACGATGCCAAGAAGGCGTTCGGCGAGTGGGCACGCATTCTCTCGCCAACCGGGGTAATGAAAGTTCGCATCCCGTCCATCATCGGCCTGTTCGGTCTGATGCGTGATCACCCGTGGACGGCCGAGGCGCACGACCACATCATGCACCTGATGTTCGGCACGCAGGCGTATAACGGCGACTTCCACCTGTCCGGATATACGCCGCCCATCCTGATCGCGATGGCGAAGAACGCCGGACTGATGATCACCAGGGCGGCCATGCGTGACGGCTGGCTCTATGACCTGGAGTTCTCCAAGGTGCGGGAGGCCACCGACGAGGAGTTCCTGCACGGGGCCTTCTTCGAACATCTGGGCCGCGCAGTTGATCCCGCGGGCCTGCAGAGCTGGCTCGCGGCACTGGCTGGCGGACAAGTTACCCGCGACGGCTTGGTCGCGGCCCTGCGTTCCTCCGAAGAGGCCAACGACAAGTTGAGGCGCCTTATCTGA
- a CDS encoding MerR family transcriptional regulator, with amino-acid sequence MAGPKADGAFRTIGELAVELGVAQHILRYWETKFPLKPLQRAGNRRYYRPADVALARRINELLNREGYTVRGVQKLLREGRLEGAETPRPADPVEDRASGVSAVDLRALRERLVRALER; translated from the coding sequence ATGGCCGGACCCAAGGCCGACGGTGCTTTTCGGACGATCGGCGAGCTGGCGGTCGAGCTGGGCGTGGCCCAGCACATCCTGCGCTACTGGGAAACCAAGTTCCCGCTGAAACCTCTCCAGCGCGCCGGTAACCGGCGTTACTATCGCCCGGCCGACGTCGCCTTGGCGCGGCGGATCAACGAGCTGCTCAACCGCGAAGGCTACACCGTTCGCGGGGTACAGAAGCTGCTTCGCGAAGGGCGCCTGGAGGGTGCCGAGACACCCAGGCCCGCCGACCCTGTCGAGGACCGCGCTTCAGGCGTCAGCGCCGTCGACCTGCGCGCCCTGCGCGAGCGGCTGGTCCGCGCGCTCGAGCGCTGA
- a CDS encoding integration host factor subunit alpha: protein MADAGVARSRPAQEMHGGTLTRADLSDIVHRKLGLSRAESASMVERLLFHMCAALADGENVKISGFGSFILRDKGQRVGRNPKTGVEVPIAPRRVMTFRASQLMRDRVARRG from the coding sequence ATGGCAGACGCTGGAGTGGCCAGGAGCAGGCCAGCGCAAGAGATGCATGGCGGAACGCTGACGCGGGCCGACCTGAGTGACATCGTCCACCGCAAGCTGGGGCTTAGCCGCGCGGAATCGGCCAGCATGGTCGAACGCCTGCTGTTCCACATGTGCGCCGCGCTGGCGGATGGCGAGAACGTCAAGATTTCCGGCTTCGGCAGCTTCATCCTGCGCGACAAGGGCCAGCGGGTTGGGCGCAATCCCAAGACCGGGGTCGAAGTGCCGATTGCACCGCGTCGGGTAATGACCTTCCGCGCCAGCCAGCTGATGCGCGACCGGGTCGCGCGCCGCGGCTGA
- a CDS encoding lysine--tRNA ligase, producing the protein MNAPDLRQAALTSKTWVFEEARKLLKRWPEGKPDGSPIVFETGYGPSGLPHIGTFTEVLRTTWVRRAYETLTGGTVPTKLIAFSDDMDGLRKVPDNVPQPELLQAALGQPLTAVPDPFGCHESFAHHNNALLCSFLDRFGFEYEFLSASDCYRSGRFDDTLREVLRRFDDILGIMLPTLREERRQTYSPVLPISPSSGRVLQVPVRVVDAEAGTIAFTDEDGSEVTQSALGGMAKLQWKVDWAMRWVALGVDYEMAGKDLIDSTIQSGKIARVLGGRPPEGFNYEMFLDEKGEKISKSKGNGLGLDDWLKYGSERSLEFYLFREPKKAKSLHLGLIPRAVDEYWQFRGNWPGQPVEQRLGNPVHHIHNGTVPEPATLPLNFGLLLNLTSLPGVQDKETAWRFVRRYAPDTSPESNPELDELIGLAVNYARDFVVPGLKRRPPQGHEVEALRELDAHLAQLPADADGDAIQNEVFEIGKRHPFESLRHWFQALYETLLGSSQGPRMGSFIALYGVDNTRKLIAEALASA; encoded by the coding sequence ATGAATGCTCCCGACCTCCGCCAAGCCGCCCTCACCTCCAAGACGTGGGTGTTCGAGGAGGCGCGCAAGCTCTTGAAGCGCTGGCCGGAGGGCAAGCCCGACGGTTCGCCGATCGTGTTCGAGACCGGCTACGGACCGTCGGGGCTGCCGCATATCGGCACCTTCACCGAAGTGCTTCGGACGACCTGGGTTCGGCGGGCCTATGAGACGCTGACCGGCGGGACCGTTCCGACCAAGTTGATCGCGTTCAGCGACGACATGGACGGGCTGCGCAAGGTCCCGGACAACGTTCCGCAGCCGGAGCTGCTGCAGGCGGCGCTCGGCCAGCCGCTGACGGCCGTGCCGGACCCCTTCGGTTGTCACGAGAGCTTCGCGCATCACAATAATGCGCTGCTGTGCTCCTTCCTCGACCGGTTCGGGTTCGAATATGAGTTCCTGAGCGCGAGCGACTGCTATCGCTCTGGCCGGTTCGACGACACGCTACGCGAGGTGCTGCGCCGCTTCGACGATATCCTCGGCATCATGCTTCCGACCCTGCGCGAGGAGCGGCGGCAGACCTATTCGCCGGTGCTGCCGATCTCGCCGAGCAGCGGCCGCGTGCTGCAGGTGCCGGTGCGGGTGGTGGATGCGGAGGCCGGCACCATCGCCTTCACCGACGAGGACGGAAGCGAGGTCACGCAATCGGCGCTGGGCGGCATGGCCAAGCTTCAGTGGAAGGTCGACTGGGCGATGCGCTGGGTCGCGCTGGGCGTCGACTACGAAATGGCCGGCAAGGACCTGATCGACAGCACCATCCAGTCCGGCAAGATCGCCCGCGTGCTCGGCGGCCGTCCACCCGAGGGCTTCAACTACGAGATGTTCCTCGACGAGAAGGGCGAGAAGATCTCCAAGTCCAAGGGCAACGGCCTGGGGCTGGACGACTGGCTCAAGTACGGCAGCGAGCGATCCCTGGAATTCTACCTGTTCCGCGAGCCCAAGAAGGCCAAGAGCCTGCACCTCGGCCTGATCCCGCGTGCGGTCGACGAATATTGGCAGTTCCGCGGCAACTGGCCGGGCCAGCCGGTCGAGCAACGGCTCGGCAACCCGGTGCATCACATCCACAACGGCACGGTGCCGGAGCCGGCCACCCTGCCGCTCAATTTCGGGCTGCTGCTCAACCTCACCAGCCTGCCTGGCGTGCAGGACAAGGAAACGGCGTGGCGGTTCGTTCGCCGCTATGCCCCCGACACCTCGCCGGAGAGCAACCCGGAGCTCGACGAGCTGATCGGGCTGGCGGTGAACTATGCCCGCGACTTCGTGGTGCCCGGGCTAAAGCGCCGCCCGCCGCAAGGCCATGAGGTCGAGGCGCTGCGCGAGCTCGACGCGCACCTGGCGCAGCTACCGGCCGACGCGGATGGCGATGCGATCCAGAACGAGGTGTTCGAGATCGGCAAGCGCCACCCGTTCGAGAGCCTCCGTCACTGGTTCCAGGCGCTGTACGAGACGCTGCTCGGCTCGAGCCAAGGCCCGCGCATGGGCAGCTTCATTGCCCTGTATGGCGTCGACAACACCCGCAAGCTGATCGCCGAGGCGCTGGCCAGCGCCTAG